A genome region from Nitrospira sp. includes the following:
- a CDS encoding MEKHLA domain-containing protein encodes MDDPSQVWSQPSVVEWSQLLLNSYRHWVGRELMPRTGGPEEQAHALFMAPVVVVSHGTQEDPILNYGSHLALTLWETTWELLLQTPSRLTAEAVNRAEREWMLERARAKGYVDNYRGVRISHSGRRFLIESAIVWSVIDAAGRRQGQAATFSRWTFL; translated from the coding sequence ATGGACGATCCGAGTCAGGTGTGGAGTCAGCCGTCGGTCGTCGAATGGTCCCAACTGCTCTTGAACAGTTATCGCCACTGGGTCGGGCGGGAGTTGATGCCACGGACCGGAGGGCCTGAGGAGCAGGCGCATGCGTTGTTCATGGCGCCTGTTGTGGTGGTCTCACACGGCACGCAGGAGGATCCGATCCTGAATTACGGATCGCATCTCGCGCTGACCTTGTGGGAGACCACGTGGGAGTTGTTGTTGCAAACTCCGTCCCGCCTGACGGCAGAAGCTGTGAATCGTGCCGAGCGAGAGTGGATGCTCGAACGTGCGCGCGCGAAGGGGTATGTGGACAATTACCGCGGGGTCAGAATTTCACACAGCGGGCGACGGTTCCTGATCGAAAGCGCGATTGTATGGAGCGTCATCGACGCAGCCGGGCGTCGCCAGGGACAGGCCGCGACGTTCTCACGCTGGACCTTCCTCTAA
- a CDS encoding DUF1653 domain-containing protein yields MMKPGRYRHYKGNDYEVLGVARHSETEEKYVVYRQLYGAGELWIRPLGMFLESVTVGETVVPRFRRLEEGPA; encoded by the coding sequence ATGATGAAACCGGGTCGCTATCGTCACTACAAAGGGAATGACTATGAGGTGCTGGGCGTGGCTCGGCATTCCGAAACCGAGGAGAAATATGTCGTCTATCGGCAGCTCTACGGAGCAGGCGAACTGTGGATCAGACCGCTGGGCATGTTTCTCGAGTCTGTGACCGTCGGCGAGACCGTTGTCCCTCGATTCCGGCGGTTAGAGGAAGGTCCAGCGTGA